A segment of the Marmota flaviventris isolate mMarFla1 chromosome 2, mMarFla1.hap1, whole genome shotgun sequence genome:
gagataaaatttaaGGTCAGGAATTTATGTTGTTTCCCATTATATTTTAACATTACACATAGgataaagtttttcatttttaactcttCACCCAAACCAAactttaattcctttttaaaaaacaaatttaataaaactattttggtTACCTATGGTAACATGAAAGACTTCCCccacatttatcatttttcatgATTGTATGAGTTGACTAGGCTCAGATGGGCAATTCTGCTTCATTTGGTATAGCTGCGGTCACTCATATGGCTCCATTCAGTTGAACACTCAGTTGGGTTGAGAGACCCAAGATGGCTTTTTGTCTTTCAAGGTCTTTCTCTCCATGACTTCTTGTCTTTCACTATCTAGCCTAGGTTTCACATTAGCTGGCTTCCAAGAGGAATCTTTGTAAGCcacaatatgaaaacattttatcaaGCCCATTGGTGTTGGACTTGGTAGTGTCCTATAGGCCAAGACAAGTCACATAGGGCAAGCCCATATTTAGTGTGAACCCAATAACATAAATACCAGGAAGTGCAAAACCGTGAAGTTACATTTCTTTAAATGGAACACTTGAGTAATCTGAACATAATTCCTTGTTCAGCTGTCTCCTTGTTTTTTGTCTATCAGCACAAAACTAAATAATTTACAGGGAAAATGCTGGATGAAtaacatatataatgtatattatgtTTCCTTTTGTGACCATTCTCTGTGTGGTGCTTGTGTGTGTGAGCTTACAGGCTAGAAATTGAACTGTAGTCTCACACACGCTAGgtaaacactttaccactgagctacaacccagctcTTTTGACCATTCTTTTTGAGTACATCCTCCTAATGAATTGAGTACATCCTCCTAATGAAGCAGTTATTCCTACTTTGATTAGTATTGGaaatatttaagttatttaagtttattttaatttgatggaTGTTCATGTTTTAACTGGAATTCTTACATGGTGACAGTTTTCAGGTATTAGTTTTTACTTGCAGCATTTAATTGctgtaaaataaaggaattctatTCTTTGTGAGTCCATTTATATGACCTGGATGGAAAATATAAGCAATTTTTTCTCCAGAGTTAAGGACATAACTCTGCATAGCCAGAATCTGTACCATCTATGCTTgggtttatattttaagttttatatactTAAGTTCTTTATGGATAAAgacattgtttttcctttcttgtggAAATAGAAATCTTGTTTATATTTGAATCTTTAACAAATGAGCATCAAGAATTCCTGGTTAAATTTTGGGTGTAATCACCAGTTGCCATGTTAAAGTTATAGCCCaaggacaaaatgaaaaataaagagttcTTAAAGCACAAAGACCAGACGTATTCCATGGAACTTTAACgtttttgtctttatttgaatgttttaaaattcatcttttccTCTTTACTGAACTACCAAGTTTCCTCCTATTATATGCTACATTTTGCTCCTACCTTTAACTTACCAGATATTTATTCCTATAtcaatccatttttaaattaacaatattatttggcTTTAAACcttagtttttaaaacataaattgtaTTAAAGCACATTATCAGTATCCATTTTATATTAagggatatcttttttttttttttttaattccatttgaCAGAACCACATCGGAGTGGTACATACTACTTGCTTCAGCTGTCAGACATCATTTGGAAAATTCAAGAGGCAAAGGGAGTATTTACccatatttttcctctttctgttactctttcttcctttctagtcTTCCAGGATTTCTTCTTTTACCATTTGCTTGGCAAACTTCATTTAGCTAGTCTTTTAAGGTATGTCTTCTGGTAACGACTTCTCTTAATTTCTCCTTGTCTGACAGTGAATGATCCTTTCATTCTTGAAGGATGTTTTTCCTTAATATGGAATTCTGCATTGCTGGGCCTTTTTTGGTCAGCActtgaaaaatacattatttcctTCCTATCCTCAGGATTTCTGATAAGAATTGTCAAATCATTTTTCCCCATCTCTCttgctgcttttaagatttttttttctttgtgtttggttTTCAGCTTCTTGAATCTATAAGTTCCTATATTGGCCAAATTTGGGAAATGTTTAGCCATTGTTTCTTTGAATGTATTTTGAGGCCCacccttttttcctcctttcctctaaGACTCCAATCACAccaatgttagtttttttttggttatacttTCACAAGTTCTTGAGGCTGTGTTCATCACCCCCACCcctctttttctctgttctttctatCCCGTAATTGCCATCATTCTGTCTTCCACTCCACTCTTTCATCTGAGGAGCCTACCCACTGagattttttccatttcagttaCTGTGTTTTTCTATTCTAAATTATCAGTGTggttcttctttatttcttctttttcttctgctgagattttttatttttcatttgtttcaagcaTGTATGTATTGCTTgttgatgctttttttttcctttttgtttagaggattgaactcaggggcaattaaccactgccacatccccagcccttttttgtattttatttagagacagggtcttactgagttgcttagggcctcactaagttgctgaggctggctttgaactattgattctcctgcctcagcttccaaagctgctgtgattacaggctaTGACACTGCGCCCAGCCTTTGTTGAGGCATTTTTATGATGGTTGCTTTAAAATCCAAGATGGATAATTCTAACTTCTGTGTTGCTTCAGTAttggcatctgtttttttttttttttttttttttaattcaaaattagattttcttggtttttggtgtgaaaactgattttttaaaaatttaagcctGTATGTTTAGTTATTATATTGTGTTGACTCTAGATTGTATTTAAATCTTTGGGTTTGATTTAAATAGGCCTCTTGCCCGCTTTGGCAGGGGAAGAATGGTTTTGCCTTGTTTTCATAGGGTGAAGATGAAAGTCTGAGCTCCTCATTTGGCCTTCTCTATTGGGAGAGAAGGTATTAACTTCTACTTGGCAGCAGTACTTATGGGATAAGGGAAGTGGGTTGGAGCATCTTGTAACAGCCCCATGAGGGTGGAACCCCACCATTTACTAGCCTTTGCTGATGGGAGTAATGCTGCAGTTTTCTCTGTTACTTGACTGGAGCATTGCAGTTATGATCTAAAAGATGTTCTGTCTTGCTAGTCTGCCCCTTCCTGGACATTTAGTTACAGAGATAGCAGGATTATCTTGAAccaccttctttctcttttatgtcTTTAACATCTGTGCACATTGCTATTTCTTGGTTGCTAAACTCTCTAGGCCCCAGTGTGGGACATATGTGGCAAACAGAAAACCCAGAGAAAAATGTGTCATTTTGGTTGTCCTGAAGACCCCagtgatttgtttttctcttagcAACTTTCATATGGTTGCTTTATGTTTAATAACCAGCATTTTTAACTATGTCAGCAGAAGCAGAGGGGAACAACTACATGTTCTCTATCCTCATGGACGCAGAAACccaaatatgttctttttaaacCGTTTCATTAGGGGCTTTTGGAAGAGGCaatgtgttttgaaaatgaacaaaataattaattagaGCATATAAGAGAATTATATGATGACCTGTTTTAATTTTGGTCAAGATATAttggaatttgatttttaatgCTTTGGTCTatattattttgcagttttgatataaagtatataaagccagccctattttgtattttatttagagataggagtctcactgagttacttagcaccttgcctttgctgaggctggctttgaacttgcaattctcctgtgtcagccttctgagttgcggGCAAAACTAAGTTTTTGTAAACTTTAGTTCGTTAAAAAACAGGTGTCTTTGTTTTTAACTACAATGATGTAACTATAATGGAAAACAGAGTTACTGTAATGCAAACAAAATTATAGCATAACATATTAAGTATGCAAGACACACAAAACTCAAGGTATAGCTTAATGAAACAATAGTTCACCCCTGTGTAACCAGTGTAACCAAAGAAAATATTACTAGCCTCAATTAGTTTACAAGCATGATATTTTAATGTGTACAAATGTTTGAAATCTAGCACAGAAATATGAAGGACaacaattttctaaatttatgatACTTACAAAACTGAGTTTATCTAAAAAAGAACTTATGTTCTTAGTTTCCTCAGAATAAATTCAAAAGTAATTAACTTGCCTTTTACCTTTGTATGAAGtggatttattctttttaagtcATTGACTGTCCATTCTCACTCATATTTTGTAGTAAGAAAACATTATATTTGGATTATCTTCAATATTTCTAGATATATCTTGATGTATATAAAGAATGCATTTTTGACAATAGGGCAAAATTTTGAATTATTGATCTTAATAttcacatgtattttaaaatagagatgTATTCCTGAAGGATGGTTTTTATTACCATAATCTTACTGCTTTCTAGCATTCTTGTGGCATTTCTTTATGACAACATTGTCCAGATATTATGTGTACCTGCTTTGGAGTGAGACAGCTTATATTGAAATCCCATCCTTACTGCTTACTTGTTGAATATAATCTTAGGCACATTATTTATCCTAAgtatcttccttttcctctttatcAAAACACTCCTCACACTCAAAGTCCTTAATGTAGTGCCTGCACATACTAATTACTCAGTGAGAGCTATTATGATCTTTTTAATCACTGTCTTCCAATTTCCCCTTCAGATTTCCTGCTACATTTGTTTCTACAATTGTTAGTACAGTTTTGTTTACTGTCCTGTTATTTCGGTTATGTGGCTAATTCTCCTTGTACTATTTGAAGAAGAGAAGTGCAGGCAACTTAAGCTCAGGTTAGCCCCACAAATGAAATTCTGGCAAAACCTTGAGTCTGCTTAGCAGTTAGCCATCTTGCTACAGAAGGCATTGGAGAGAGACATCCTGATGTCTGAAGCTGGAAGAGATTCTTACTTTAGCCACATTATGGGACATTGCTATTTGCTTAGCTCCCTAACTGGTAAAAATAGAGAAGGTATTATACCATTGTAGACTACAAATATTTGAGGTAAAATAATCCAACTTTTATCAGGGTAGTCTGTTTTTTGtaagaatttgaattttgtttaGCTTCCTAGCACTTCCTGACATATGGAGAAAAGCAGGTTTTCACTGTGACCAGGTCTGTCTGTAAGGATATTTGAGGCTATCTTTTACACCCTTATCtgcagaaatttttataaatatcagaTTGATTTCCAAGAACAGTTATGATTAGTATAACTGAGAAAGTCAATGTGACATATGTAGATGTTTTAGGGGGGACAAAAACAGGAGGTGGGAAGTGTGTGGAGATAAGTATGAGAATAGATCAATGCGGAGACAAAGGCATTACAAAGGGAAGAAAACCAAGGTAGGAGGAAGGGTTCTCTGTTGCTAGGTAGCCATGAACAGGCTTTTGGGTGTTGCCTGAGTAACAGTAGAAGGAGCTAATGAGTAtgtcaagttgtttttttttttttttttttttaggaatgagCTAGTATTTCCTGTCTTTTGACACCCTAACTTGTCTAATGACTACCTGGGTATATTATTTACactaagaaatgaaaagttaaaattatttggaaatctAGCTTTTAGTAGACTTATAATGGCAGTGTCTCCTTAATGGCAACTAAACCTCTGCTGgttgtacattttaaatttgcttaTGATTTGCTATTTGCTTTGGTTTTTCATAATTGAAATATTTcccaaaaagattttaaaaaccactgtagtataaaaaatttaaatatacccACAAATAGATGGAACAGTACAAAATCTCTATACATCTATAAACAGCTTCAACTATTGTTAAGTCATGATTAATCTTATATCAATAGTATCTCCATCCAcattgttttcctctttccttccttattcTCTTTCCTAATTCCCCTTATAACACTTAACAAAACATAGAAACAATGCAATTTTGTATCTAAAAAGATACTGATTCCTTAATATCAAATATCTGGTCAGAACTTTTCTCAttatctttctctttatttccagTTGATTTGACTGGAATGGTATTGGTATAAGAATCATGCATTTAATTTATTGATATCCTTGTTAATAATCCTCCACCTCCTTTCCTTTTGCAATTTAGTTGTTGAAAAAACTGGATCAAATGCTTTATAGTTTCCCACAATCTAGATTTTGCAGATTATATCCCCATGGAGAGTTTCATATCTTATTTTGTTGTCgtgtatatttttcatatattggttaGATCTAGCGAGGTCCATTGGAATCAGGTTTgactttgcctttttcttttgaaaaaataccTCATAGATGATATTGTGTTCTTTCAGGAAGCACATAGTGTTTTGATTGTGTATCTTTGTAATAATAGCAGTCATAGAAAATAACTACAAAGTGATCATGTTATAAATGATTTCTTCATTTACTAACTGGAATAATTTATAAACTGAAACCTTCCCTGACCTTGAGTTATTTTTACATATGCATTTGGGTctacttctgtattttcttttttgttccatttattAATCTGTTCATGTGCCAATGCTAAtactgtttttataataaaagctttgtaatattttaatatcagattTTAATATCTGGCAAGGCCTGTTTTCCTGgttattatttattcttcaaaatgaactttaaaattaatttgtgtaaCTCTAGAAAAAAATTCccgtgatttttaaaattagaagcatataaaatatataaattatcagATTATGTCATGTCTAAGCATCTTTATGATGTTGAGCCTTCTTACTAAAGGCATGATATATCTTTCATTTGTTGatgtttatattatgtatttcataagtttaatattttcctatattatatatattgctatggctaatgtaataaattaccacaaacttgtTGCTtccaaacaacagaaatttattctctcattctGGAGGCCAGTAATCTGAAATGAGTCACTAAACCCAAAGCAAAGTATGTAGGTAGGGTCATCCTCCCTGGGGAAGCTCTAgggaatataattcttttttttttttttaatatttttgtagttgttgatagacctttattttatttattcatacatgatgctgagaatcgaacccagtgcctcacacatgctaggcaagtgtgctaccgctgagccccagccccagcccaggaatatAATTCTTGTCTCTTCCAATTTCTGGTGGCTGCCAGCATTCTTTGACTTGTGGCCACATCACTTTTATTTCTACCTATTCCTCCACGTTcccatatatttttctctctcaaatctGTGTGTCTCTCAGAAAGACATTTCTGATTGGATTTAAAGTCTatccagataatccaggataatcacTTCTGGAAAGACTCTTCTTTCAGATTCTAGGTATCAGTTCCTATTATCTTTAGATGTTCATGAATTTAGCTTCTTGCAATGCCACACTAGGTTTTGGGCATGTCTTTTACAATTTAATGATTagatgttttgtttctttttttgttatgtaAATGGAAACTTCTCTCTCATTTTATCTTCTAACTGGTTAACATTTGTATATTGGTTTTTATAActtgctactttactgaattatctttattatagtaatttttaattgatttttatactgTTAGATTTATGTCATCTGTGTATAAAGATAGTTTTACCTCTTTCTTCTGAATTCTTATGCCTCCAGACATTTTCCTTTGTCGAATTGCATTGACTAGTACCTCCAAATGATGTTAAATAGTAATGGGATATTAGGTATCCTTACTGTGTACCTGTCTTTAACAGGAAAACTTCATGTTTCCTATTAAATAAGATCCAAAGTATACTTTAGAATATCTTACTAGGGAACATTATATTTTCTAGgaactttgaaattttttaaaataaggaatataagCAGTTACCtttgtaaaaataatatcttCTATAGTACTCTATAGCTTTTGAAGTGTTTTCAAAAATCCAACTCATTTTTATCTGTGAGATAAAAACacatgtatctttattttatatttaaataaatattcagagaaattaagtaattgCCTAAAGTCATGCTGCTATAACATGGTAGAACCAAGATAACAATCAAGGATTTTAATTTCACTGCACTAATCTACATattcggggggtggggggagttggggttatggctcagtggtagaacactcacctcacatatgcaaggccctgggttcgatccttagcaccacataaaaattaaattttttttttaaaaactacatattcATTTTACTCAGTATTTTCCTTTATGAACACTCTACACTCAggacattatattttataaacatgagcatatataaataagttgttttcctttgtaaaatatgacttttatatatttttgtcaattaaaaataaaggaggtAAAAGAAACTACttgacctgtaatcccagcaacttaggaggctgaggaaggaggcttgcaagttcaagaccaacctcagaaacttagtaaggccttaagcaacttagaccagtctcaaaattaaaaaaataaaataaaatggggctgatgatgtggctcagtagttaagtgcccctgggttcaatcctgggcacCAATAACTACTTGaaacttaaaacataaaaaaaaaatgtgacttttaaTGGTTTATTATATTAAGTGATAGGTGCTTACTGAATTCATTATATTGCATGTACATCTTACTGATACCCTAGATGTAAATAATCCTAAGAGCATATAtaatagtaaaatgaaataaagaaattaagaagtgatgagtttttaatattattacctttgtttttaatataatttaatttttaattatgccTATGTTTTACATATGGTTCACAAAAATTCCTAAAAATCTAATATTTGGCTGTAGTAAGTCAATATTGAGCCCATTGGAACATACTACTTGGTTGAAGGatataaccaaaatttttatttagtaagtTGCCTATTGAATCATAAGttacatgaaagaataaatgtaaaaagatataaagaattTGGGCTGGGTTATGGCCcagggtacagcacttgcctagcatatgtgaggtactgggttcgattctcagcacctcatatagataaatgaataaaacaaaggttaatCGACAttgaaaaaatatgcaaaaaaatataaagaatactgTTAATGTGATTTTTGCACTAATCTTGCCCATTCATTTTAATAAGAacctgataaaaataattttaagttagaGTAAGATGCTTTGTTTATTGgttctttatttcaaatttaagtGACAGCATAGGAGATAAACTGAGTTCAGTAGATTCTGTCATTgtatcatttataataaattttattattaatttttttttcttcaaggcaTTACTGTGTCTCGTGATGAAGAACAAAACTTGAATCATTACGTACAAGTTTTAGAGAACCTAATACTAAGTGTTCCCACTAGGGAACCAGGCCCTGAGGAAAAATCAAAGTCTCCAAAAAATCTTTATTCTATAGGATCAAAGAGGTCAAAATCTGAGGAGACAGTTACACCGTCAACTGAGAATAATGTTTTAATCAAGGATGTTAGTGCAGGAAGTACTCCTTTCTCTACTAGAGACTTCACATCACCGGGAGTAGGGAAGAAACTAATGACTGAAAATACACCATTCTGGTCAATCAGACCAAACAATGTTTCTGTTGTTTTACGTGCGGAAGAACCttatattgaaaaagaagaaccagagccagagccagagccagagccagagacAGTGACAGTTACAAAACACAGCCGGGCCTCAACGTTGTCACCAAGTATTACACAATTATCTACTGCCACATCATCTACTGCCAAACTATCTCCATTTACAACTCTCAGTTCTACCAGCAGATCTCAAATGTACCTGTGGACAGATTCAGAAGATGTTCCTCAGCTCTCAGATGACTCTGCATCAAGCAGATTTAAATTCCCAATATATGAACAACACTCAGACAATATGCGTAATGAtatcattttgagaaaaatttcagaaatatatgCACAAATGCAACAGGCACCTCCTGGTGACAGCAATAATCCAGAATATAAAGAGTATATTAAAGCCTCTAAAGAGCTCCTGAAACGAAGCCTTGCTCTAGCAGAAGCAGCAGAATATAGATTAGAAAAAATGTATACATCCGAGGCATTGGCACAAGGACGAACCAGTAATCAAATTGTTGACATTGAAACTGTTATTAATACGCTGTATAATTCTAGATCTAAATTACCGGAATATTTAGATATTAAATATGTTCCAGCTGAGATGAGAGAAAGGGCTAATACAGTATTCAgtacattgaaaaatatattatgtgcAGGTCAAGTAGAAACTCAAAATCTTATTAAGAAGTTATTaagcaataatataaaaatgttaaacctACTTGATATTCCACGATAAAGTTGGTTTAAGCAAACTGTATTCTTTCACAGGAAAATAAGCATATTAGTGATttcaaaagttgttttaaaatatttttattataatttaatgcACTAACATCTTTATATGACATGttctaaaatttttcatatgcatagaaatctaataatttaaaataaaaatttggttcAGGAGTTTGtagtttttttctcattaattaaAAAAGCTAAGAagatctaatttttaaaacattgaagttggggatgtagctcagtggtgcagc
Coding sequences within it:
- the Spesp1 gene encoding sperm equatorial segment protein 1; protein product: MKPMVLLVALLLWPSSTPAFPSITVSRDEEQNLNHYVQVLENLILSVPTREPGPEEKSKSPKNLYSIGSKRSKSEETVTPSTENNVLIKDVSAGSTPFSTRDFTSPGVGKKLMTENTPFWSIRPNNVSVVLRAEEPYIEKEEPEPEPEPEPETVTVTKHSRASTLSPSITQLSTATSSTAKLSPFTTLSSTSRSQMYLWTDSEDVPQLSDDSASSRFKFPIYEQHSDNMRNDIILRKISEIYAQMQQAPPGDSNNPEYKEYIKASKELLKRSLALAEAAEYRLEKMYTSEALAQGRTSNQIVDIETVINTLYNSRSKLPEYLDIKYVPAEMRERANTVFSTLKNILCAGQVETQNLIKKLLSNNIKMLNLLDIPR